Proteins from a genomic interval of Oncorhynchus tshawytscha isolate Ot180627B unplaced genomic scaffold, Otsh_v2.0 Un_contig_8003_pilon_pilon, whole genome shotgun sequence:
- the LOC121842123 gene encoding low-density lipoprotein receptor-related protein 6-like: protein MNGSALEHVVEFGLDYPEGMAVDWLGKNLYWADTGTNRIEVAKLDGQHRQVLVWKDLDSPRALALDPAEGFMYWTEWGGKPKIDRSAMDGTGRITLVPNVGRANGLTIDYAERRLYWTDLDTTLIESSNMLGLEREVIADDLPHPFGLTQYQDYIYWTDWSQRSIERANKTSGQNRTVIQGHLDYVMDILVFHSSRQGGWNACAPPMGNAHTSVWLYQSAALSVDAPPTSPQQ from the exons ATGAACGGCAGCGCTCTGGAACACGTGGTGGAGTTTGGCCTGGACTACCCAGAAGGCATGGCGGTGGACTGGTTGGGGAAGAATCTGTACTGGGCCGACACGGGGACCAATCGTATCGAGGTGGCCAAGCTGGATGGACAGCACAGACAGGTCCTAGTCTGGAAGGATCTGGACAGCCCTCGAGCCCTGGCACTggaccccgctgaggg GTTTATGTACTGGACAGAGTGGGGTGGGAAGCCCAAGATTGACCGCTCAGCGATGGACGGGACGGGTCGGATCACTCTGGTGCCCAATGTGGGCCGAGCCAACGGGCTGACCATTGACTATGCCGAGAGGCGACTGTACTGGACTGACCTGGACACGACACTCATAGAGTCCTCCAACATGCTGG GTCTGGAGCGTGAGGTTATAGCCGACGACCTCCCCCACCCCTTTGGTCTGACCCAGTACCAGGACTACATCTATTGGACGGACTGGTCTCAGCGCAGCATCGAACGGGCCAATAAGACATCGGGCCAGAACCGTACGGTCATCCAGGGTCACCTAGACTACGTGATGGACATCTTGGTCTTCCACTCGTCACGCCAGGGGGGCTGGAACGCCTGCGCTCCACCAATGGGCAATGCTCACACCTCTGTCTGGCTGTACCAATCAGCAGCTTTGTCTGTGGATGCCCCGCCCACTTCTCCTCAACAATGA